The following are from one region of the Nostoc cf. commune SO-36 genome:
- a CDS encoding DUF5615 family PIN-like protein, with amino-acid sequence MARLLADEQFPRKSVELLRTFGHDIITIQETGKAGISDDMVLEFAILENRAVLTINRRDFFKLHKIKPDHTGIIACKNDLDWNRLAINIDAVISTESTLIGKVIRVNRFPSTRL; translated from the coding sequence ATGGCAAGGTTGTTAGCAGATGAGCAGTTTCCGCGTAAATCGGTAGAATTATTACGTACTTTTGGACATGATATTATTACCATACAAGAAACAGGTAAAGCCGGAATTTCTGATGATATGGTGTTAGAGTTTGCGATATTAGAAAATCGGGCTGTATTAACTATTAATCGTCGTGATTTTTTCAAATTACATAAGATTAAACCCGACCATACGGGAATAATTGCGTGCAAAAATGATTTAGACTGGAATCGATTAGCAATAAATATTGATGCGGTGATTTCTACAGAATCAACATTAATAGGAAAAGTTATTCGCGTAAATAGATTTCCTTCTACAAGACTATAA
- a CDS encoding AIPR family protein — translation MNYIKAFQANTELIQQFDEDKAYLAWSMALYLDCPDAEQLATECLTDDGNDKKIDFIRLDWDSKRIVFAQGYYSSRKVDSAPANKASDLNTASAWLISGDVNEVPSKLKAIINDCRSALDNGDIEQIDLLYVHNLPESINVSKELNTAATHLSRSLPKDANINVVARELGTEALERLYSAQESSIAVKDSIECPTKVQFTEEGPSWKSAILSIPGIWLRDIFNKYGDDLFSANYRGFLGINKRRKINTGIRQSAENDSSNFWVYNNGITILTLGFEENKRSSTTTLQGISIINGAQTTGSIGSVDITKYDLKEVKVLCRVIQCSNAATISQIVKYNNTQNEITTWDQYSNSAEQKRISEEFSNFGHEYSLKRGFSSSSIQLGIEQVIQPMLAFAGDYISASRGKNSLFERRSSYEKAFKDQKSRHILLVHTLSKAINAYKIELSKKRINNQLVSIEEKQIALFRNLTFKSFLIAIIGKCLESIIGEKVDSLQVAFTPEASRIDNKSINDLIALWLPIVTTVLAYVANIIDKDLSEILSENDSLESVSSKVSTFIYVSQATNPNPAFTSFKSFISPKG, via the coding sequence ATGAATTATATCAAAGCTTTTCAAGCGAATACAGAATTAATTCAACAATTCGATGAAGATAAGGCTTATTTGGCTTGGTCAATGGCTCTTTATTTAGACTGCCCAGACGCTGAACAATTAGCGACTGAATGTCTTACAGATGATGGCAATGATAAAAAGATTGATTTTATACGTTTAGACTGGGACTCTAAGAGAATTGTTTTTGCTCAAGGATATTATTCTTCAAGAAAAGTTGACAGTGCGCCTGCAAATAAAGCATCTGATTTAAACACAGCATCTGCTTGGCTAATATCAGGAGATGTTAATGAAGTTCCTAGTAAGTTAAAAGCCATTATTAATGACTGCCGTAGTGCGCTAGATAATGGAGATATCGAGCAGATTGATTTGCTCTATGTTCATAATCTTCCAGAATCAATAAATGTATCTAAGGAACTGAATACTGCTGCAACTCATCTTTCAAGAAGTTTACCAAAAGATGCTAATATTAATGTTGTTGCGCGTGAGCTAGGTACTGAAGCTCTTGAACGATTATATTCTGCACAAGAGTCGTCTATCGCCGTTAAAGATAGTATTGAATGTCCTACTAAAGTTCAGTTTACTGAAGAAGGCCCATCCTGGAAATCTGCTATATTATCTATTCCTGGAATCTGGTTAAGAGACATTTTCAATAAGTATGGAGATGATCTCTTTTCTGCCAATTATCGAGGTTTTTTAGGTATAAATAAGCGTAGAAAGATAAACACTGGTATTCGTCAATCAGCAGAAAATGATTCCAGTAATTTCTGGGTATATAACAATGGAATTACAATTCTTACACTCGGATTTGAAGAAAATAAACGTAGTAGTACAACAACCCTTCAAGGTATTTCAATTATTAATGGCGCTCAGACAACAGGTTCCATTGGTTCAGTAGATATTACCAAGTACGATCTAAAAGAAGTAAAAGTTTTGTGCCGCGTTATTCAATGCTCAAACGCAGCTACAATTAGTCAGATAGTTAAGTATAATAATACCCAAAATGAAATCACAACCTGGGATCAGTATAGTAATAGTGCTGAACAAAAGCGTATCTCTGAGGAATTTAGTAACTTTGGTCATGAATACTCATTGAAAAGGGGCTTCAGCTCGTCTTCTATACAACTAGGTATTGAGCAAGTAATCCAACCAATGCTTGCATTTGCTGGTGATTATATAAGTGCTAGTAGAGGTAAGAATTCTCTATTTGAACGTCGTAGTTCTTATGAAAAAGCATTTAAAGATCAAAAGTCAAGGCATATTCTATTAGTACATACTCTTTCCAAAGCAATAAATGCATACAAGATAGAACTAAGTAAGAAAAGGATTAATAATCAGTTAGTTTCCATTGAAGAAAAACAGATAGCTTTATTTAGAAATTTAACATTTAAAAGTTTTTTGATAGCTATTATAGGAAAGTGTCTAGAATCAATTATTGGTGAAAAGGTTGATTCATTACAAGTTGCCTTTACGCCTGAAGCATCTAGGATTGACAATAAATCGATTAATGACTTAATTGCATTATGGCTACCAATTGTAACTACTGTATTAGCCTATGTAGCAAATATTATAGATAAAGATTTATCAGAGATATTGTCGGAAAATGATTCACTTGAAAGTGTTTCTAGTAAAGTAAGTACGTTTATTTATGTAAGTCAGGCTACTAACCCTAATCCTGCATTTACATCTTTCAAAAGCTTTATATCTCCCAAAGGTTAA
- a CDS encoding SPFH domain-containing protein encodes MEQFFLLVFLALGGSAVVGSVKVINQGNEALVERLGSYNKKLEPGLNFLMPFLDKIVYRETIREKVLDIPPQKCITRDNVGIEVDAVFYWRIVDMEKAWYKVENLQSAMVNMVLTQIRSEMGQLELDQTFTARSQINELLLRDLDIATDPWGVKVTRVELRDIIPSQAVRESMELQMSAERRKRAAILNSEGEREAAVNSARGKAEAQILDAEARQKSTILQAEAEQKAIVLKAQAERQQQVLKAQAIAESSEIIAQKLQTNPNANKAVEVLFALGYLDMGATIGKSDSSKVIFIDPRSIPAALEGIRSVVSDSQANPNELFSKQIPGLENNRPS; translated from the coding sequence ATGGAACAGTTTTTTTTACTCGTATTTTTAGCCCTTGGTGGTTCTGCTGTAGTGGGGTCTGTAAAAGTCATTAATCAGGGCAATGAAGCTTTAGTGGAAAGATTGGGTAGCTATAACAAAAAGCTGGAACCAGGGCTGAATTTTTTAATGCCTTTCTTAGATAAAATCGTTTACAGAGAAACCATCCGGGAAAAAGTCTTAGATATTCCTCCCCAAAAATGCATTACCCGCGACAACGTTGGTATTGAGGTGGATGCAGTGTTTTACTGGCGGATTGTGGATATGGAAAAAGCTTGGTATAAGGTAGAGAATCTCCAATCGGCAATGGTGAACATGGTACTGACTCAAATTCGCTCGGAAATGGGGCAATTAGAGTTAGATCAAACCTTTACTGCTCGTTCTCAAATCAATGAACTTCTTTTAAGAGATTTGGACATTGCTACAGATCCTTGGGGTGTGAAAGTGACGCGGGTAGAACTGCGAGATATTATTCCTTCGCAAGCGGTGCGAGAATCAATGGAATTGCAAATGTCGGCAGAACGACGCAAACGGGCAGCAATTTTAAATTCTGAGGGTGAACGCGAAGCTGCGGTTAATAGTGCTAGAGGTAAAGCAGAAGCGCAAATATTGGATGCCGAAGCTCGTCAAAAATCAACAATTCTGCAAGCAGAAGCTGAACAAAAGGCGATCGTTCTCAAAGCTCAAGCCGAACGTCAGCAACAAGTTTTAAAAGCCCAAGCGATCGCAGAATCATCAGAAATTATTGCCCAAAAACTCCAGACGAATCCTAATGCTAATAAAGCAGTTGAAGTTCTGTTTGCCTTGGGTTATCTAGACATGGGCGCGACAATTGGTAAAAGCGATAGCAGCAAGGTGATTTTTATAGATCCGCGCTCAATTCCTGCCGCCTTAGAAGGTATACGTTCTGTTGTTTCAGATAGTCAGGCTAACCCTAACGAATTGTTTTCTAAGCAAATCCCAGGATTAGAAAATAACCGTCCTAGTTAA
- a CDS encoding pentapeptide repeat-containing protein, with translation MESWKAGCMDADELLKRYCAGERNFPQVSLHLVNLSEVCLAGINLNLANLANATLSQSNLRGANLIEANLTAAVLWRTNFSGANMILANLKAANLIRATLRKVDLHKASLAKADLRLADLHDADLSNANLAGADLRYANLTGAFLAGANLNGANLTGAKLSNTDLSHASLAKAILYKTDLSYVDFTEVDLTRVDLQHCLLHGVTLPERSLIEAG, from the coding sequence ATGGAGAGTTGGAAGGCGGGCTGTATGGATGCTGATGAACTTCTCAAACGCTATTGTGCAGGAGAGAGAAATTTTCCTCAAGTAAGCCTGCATTTAGTTAACCTCAGCGAGGTGTGTTTAGCTGGAATCAATTTAAATCTAGCTAACTTAGCTAATGCGACTTTATCACAGTCCAACCTGCGGGGAGCAAACCTGATCGAAGCAAATTTGACTGCGGCGGTTCTCTGGAGAACCAATTTCAGTGGAGCAAATATGATTTTAGCAAACCTCAAGGCTGCTAATCTGATACGGGCAACTCTTAGGAAGGTGGACTTGCATAAGGCTTCCCTAGCGAAAGCAGACCTACGTTTAGCAGACTTGCATGATGCCGACCTCAGTAATGCAAACTTAGCTGGGGCAGATTTGCGTTATGCTAACTTAACAGGTGCTTTTTTGGCTGGGGCAAATCTCAATGGTGCAAACCTGACTGGCGCAAAGTTGAGCAATACAGACCTAAGTCATGCTAGTCTTGCCAAAGCTATTTTGTACAAAACTGATCTAAGTTACGTTGATTTCACGGAAGTAGACCTGACTAGAGTCGATTTGCAGCACTGCTTACTTCACGGAGTCACCCTACCTGAACGAAGCTTAATTGAAGCGGGTTGA
- a CDS encoding NfeD family protein — translation MPSFTLIWLLAGAVLCLMELFLPSAFVAFMMGISAFVVALLSGVGLGNVWLQVLIWLLLSTLLIVLSRRFLQPRRRQSKIQDAVIAETLTEIPPGKTGRVLYEGNSWQARCDDDKFTILPHQRVYVVRREGTTLIVIPENLLNS, via the coding sequence ATGCCAAGTTTTACCTTAATCTGGCTTCTGGCAGGAGCAGTTTTGTGTTTGATGGAACTGTTCTTACCATCGGCGTTTGTCGCCTTCATGATGGGAATTAGCGCTTTTGTGGTGGCGCTGCTGTCTGGAGTGGGGTTGGGAAATGTATGGTTGCAAGTTTTAATTTGGTTATTACTTTCCACATTATTAATCGTGCTTTCTCGTCGGTTTTTGCAACCACGACGACGCCAATCGAAAATTCAGGATGCAGTTATAGCTGAAACCTTAACAGAAATTCCGCCTGGGAAAACAGGGCGAGTGCTGTATGAGGGAAATTCTTGGCAAGCACGATGTGACGATGACAAATTTACGATATTACCGCATCAAAGAGTTTATGTAGTCAGGAGAGAAGGTACTACTTTGATTGTGATACCCGAAAATTTGTTGAATTCTTAG
- a CDS encoding orange carotenoid protein N-terminal domain-containing protein, with amino-acid sequence MSFTIQSAQGIFPGTLIADVVPTVVESFSQLNAEDQLALLWFAYTEMGRSITVAAPGAANMILAQGLLEQIKQMPFEAQTQVMYDLANRADTPICRSYASFTVNIKLGFWYQLGEWMAQGIVAPIPEGYKLSSKAADVLQAIRNADSGQQITILRNTVISMGFDPNAPGSYKKVSEPVSPPTAPAFRTKVTIEGVNNPTVLGYINNMNANDFDAAVSLFTSEGALQPPFERPIIGQDAIRAYMREECQGLKMIPERGISEPVEDGYTQVKVTGKVQTPWFGASVGMNIAWRFLLDPQGKIFFVGIDLLASPKELLNLVRK; translated from the coding sequence ATGTCTTTTACCATCCAATCAGCTCAAGGTATTTTTCCCGGCACTCTAATTGCTGACGTTGTTCCAACCGTTGTTGAATCATTCTCTCAGCTCAATGCTGAAGATCAACTAGCATTACTTTGGTTTGCCTATACCGAGATGGGTAGAAGTATTACGGTTGCTGCTCCAGGAGCAGCTAACATGATCCTCGCACAAGGCTTACTCGAACAAATTAAGCAGATGCCTTTTGAGGCTCAAACGCAAGTCATGTACGATTTGGCTAACCGTGCTGACACTCCCATCTGCCGTTCTTATGCATCCTTCACCGTGAACATCAAGTTAGGCTTCTGGTATCAGTTAGGAGAATGGATGGCTCAGGGAATCGTTGCTCCTATTCCAGAAGGCTACAAGCTTTCTTCTAAGGCGGCGGATGTATTGCAAGCAATCCGAAATGCTGATTCAGGTCAACAAATCACCATCCTACGCAATACAGTAATTAGCATGGGATTTGACCCGAATGCTCCAGGTAGTTACAAAAAAGTCTCAGAACCAGTGTCTCCTCCCACTGCACCAGCGTTTCGGACTAAAGTCACCATCGAGGGTGTTAACAATCCTACGGTGCTGGGCTATATCAACAACATGAATGCCAATGACTTTGATGCTGCGGTTTCTCTGTTTACCTCTGAAGGCGCTTTACAACCTCCTTTTGAAAGACCGATTATTGGTCAAGATGCAATCCGTGCTTATATGCGTGAAGAATGCCAGGGACTGAAGATGATCCCAGAGCGCGGTATATCTGAGCCAGTGGAAGATGGCTATACTCAAGTTAAAGTTACTGGCAAAGTTCAAACCCCTTGGTTCGGTGCCAGCGTGGGGATGAATATTGCATGGCGATTTTTGCTAGACCCCCAAGGCAAAATCTTCTTTGTAGGGATTGACTTGCTTGCTTCTCCTAAAGAACTGCTTAACCTAGTACGTAAATAA
- a CDS encoding Fur family transcriptional regulator, with the protein MRAIRTRSQERILNLLKTIKKGISAQDIYVELRNTNQSMGLATVYRSLDALKLEGIVQVRNLANGEALYSLAQQDKHHLTCLQCGVSIPINQCPVHDLEDQLESNHKFKVFYHTLEFFGLCSQCQVNQTTSIGQ; encoded by the coding sequence ATGAGAGCCATACGCACCCGCAGTCAAGAGCGTATTTTGAACCTACTGAAAACCATCAAAAAAGGCATTTCCGCCCAGGATATTTACGTAGAACTACGCAACACCAATCAGAGCATGGGTTTAGCAACAGTTTACCGTTCCCTAGATGCTTTAAAGCTCGAAGGTATAGTACAAGTGCGGAATTTAGCTAACGGTGAAGCCCTCTATAGTTTAGCGCAACAAGATAAACATCACCTTACTTGCTTGCAATGTGGTGTCTCAATTCCGATTAATCAATGCCCAGTTCATGATTTAGAAGACCAGTTAGAATCCAACCATAAGTTTAAAGTCTTTTACCACACCCTAGAGTTTTTTGGATTGTGCAGTCAATGCCAAGTAAATCAAACTACTAGTATTGGTCAATAG
- the purQ gene encoding phosphoribosylformylglycinamidine synthase subunit PurQ, whose protein sequence is MKFGVVVFPGSNCDRDVAYVTRDLLLQPTRMVWHQETDIADLDVIIIPGGFSYGDYLRCGAIARFSPVMQQVVEHAQKGKFVLGICNGFQVLTEAGLLPGVLTRNRDLHFICDRVPVKVERTNLLWTQNYTSSEVITLPIAHGEGRFYADAATLAKIEDNGQVVFRYEGDNPNGSLNNIAGICDRRGNVLGMMPHPERASDAMLGGSDGLRLFQGLLEKVAALV, encoded by the coding sequence ATGAAATTTGGTGTTGTTGTTTTTCCAGGTTCTAATTGCGATCGCGATGTTGCTTATGTAACTAGAGATTTGCTTTTACAACCAACTCGCATGGTTTGGCATCAAGAAACAGATATTGCTGATTTGGATGTCATTATCATCCCTGGTGGCTTTAGTTACGGGGATTATTTACGCTGTGGTGCGATCGCGCGTTTTTCACCCGTGATGCAACAGGTTGTTGAACACGCCCAAAAGGGTAAGTTTGTCCTCGGTATTTGCAACGGATTTCAGGTATTAACTGAAGCTGGATTATTGCCAGGGGTGTTAACCAGAAATCGAGATTTGCATTTTATCTGCGATCGCGTTCCCGTAAAAGTTGAGCGTACTAATCTTTTATGGACGCAAAATTATACCAGTAGCGAAGTTATCACTTTGCCCATTGCCCACGGAGAGGGAAGATTTTACGCGGATGCAGCCACTCTTGCAAAAATTGAGGATAACGGACAAGTTGTGTTTCGCTATGAAGGAGATAACCCCAACGGTTCACTGAACAATATTGCCGGGATTTGCGATCGTCGGGGCAATGTGTTGGGGATGATGCCGCACCCAGAAAGAGCATCAGACGCGATGCTAGGGGGTAGTGATGGTTTGAGGTTGTTTCAAGGCTTGCTAGAGAAGGTAGCAGCGTTAGTTTAA
- a CDS encoding type II toxin-antitoxin system Phd/YefM family antitoxin, with amino-acid sequence MLRISVEEAAMNLKSLLERVARGEEVILLEQHKAVARLVPPLQKERLASMKQFRDSLAIKGEPLSTTVLNARTEQRC; translated from the coding sequence GTGTTGAGAATTAGCGTTGAAGAAGCAGCTATGAATTTAAAATCTCTCTTGGAACGAGTAGCTAGGGGAGAAGAAGTAATTTTGCTAGAGCAACATAAAGCTGTAGCTCGTTTAGTTCCTCCGCTACAAAAAGAACGATTAGCAAGTATGAAACAATTTCGTGATTCTCTTGCGATTAAGGGTGAGCCATTGAGTACAACTGTGCTAAATGCACGTACAGAACAACGTTGTTGA
- a CDS encoding DUF433 domain-containing protein has product MTAQELETQLLSLTPAQKVEAIRILTQGISSNNDGITKTPGVMGADACIAGTRIPVWLLVSYRRQGAKDADILDQYPQLSAANLVTAWLYAEAFPDEIDTTIHEQEQADAILDAS; this is encoded by the coding sequence ATGACAGCCCAAGAGTTAGAAACACAGTTACTATCCCTAACACCAGCCCAAAAGGTTGAAGCAATTCGCATCTTAACCCAAGGTATTAGTAGCAACAATGATGGAATTACCAAAACCCCTGGTGTAATGGGTGCTGATGCTTGTATTGCCGGAACACGCATTCCTGTTTGGTTATTGGTAAGTTATCGGCGACAAGGTGCTAAAGATGCTGATATTCTAGATCAATATCCTCAACTTAGCGCAGCTAACTTGGTAACAGCATGGCTTTATGCTGAAGCATTCCCTGACGAAATTGATACTACTATTCACGAACAAGAACAAGCTGATGCAATTTTAGATGCTTCTTAA
- a CDS encoding Uma2 family endonuclease has translation MNATTTTFPSTLKLKIDLTDEQFFQMCQKNRDYRFERTASGELLIMPPTGSDTGNRNFDMVVELGIWNKQTKLGKGFDSSSGFTLPNGAERSPDVSWVKIERWNALTPEQQEKFAPICPDFVVELRSRTDSLKELQEKMQEYIENGAQLGWLIDRKNKRVEIYRPGKNVEILDNPVSLSGENVLPGFVLNLQQII, from the coding sequence ATGAACGCCACGACAACCACTTTCCCTTCTACACTCAAATTGAAAATTGACTTAACTGATGAGCAATTTTTCCAAATGTGTCAGAAAAACCGCGATTATCGATTTGAGCGTACAGCATCAGGGGAATTATTAATTATGCCACCTACAGGTAGTGATACTGGCAACCGTAATTTTGATATGGTTGTTGAGTTAGGAATTTGGAATAAACAGACTAAATTAGGCAAAGGTTTTGACTCTTCAAGTGGCTTTACTCTACCTAATGGTGCAGAACGTTCTCCTGATGTTTCTTGGGTAAAAATTGAGCGGTGGAATGCTTTAACCCCGGAACAACAAGAAAAATTTGCCCCAATTTGCCCTGATTTTGTAGTAGAGTTGCGTTCTCGTACTGATTCTTTGAAAGAATTGCAAGAGAAAATGCAGGAGTATATCGAAAATGGCGCTCAATTAGGCTGGTTAATTGACCGGAAAAACAAGCGAGTGGAAATTTATCGTCCAGGTAAAAATGTAGAGATATTAGACAATCCTGTTAGTTTATCAGGAGAAAATGTACTACCTGGATTTGTGTTAAATTTACAGCAGATTATCTAG
- a CDS encoding protein phosphatase 2C domain-containing protein, whose protein sequence is MISTQLIIYCINPRCNSPINPMGDTICANCQTPLVHRYLWATGSLSAQIAPGTKVADRYEVISRQIWLDTQPGLPPDVPEELPTEVIPYLRLYQERLHLPQAYGFASSLEEDTADILLLENAPIDKAGNIYPTIVEAWEQATAVRQVYWLWQILQLWKPLSELGVSRSLLVVDNLRVEGWCVQLLELYQTPTNEKLSLQNLGECWQFWVASAKTSVAKELQNIVQQMCETEIELEAINIQLNNLLLASAAELPLTLKVAGSTDIGPIMAQNEDACYPNALTDLNEPLLPYLSIVCDGIGGHEGGEVASKLAVQSVKLQIRVLLAEVAKQTLPVAPELLQEQLEASLRVVNNVICARNNEQNRQGKERMATTIVMALQVPQRVQTSTGWQSNNTHELYLASVGDSRAYWITRNYCQLLTVDDDVATREVRFAKSLYRPALLRADASALTQALGTRDSEFLRLKVQRFIIEEDGILLLCSDGLSDNNWVEQSWQDYAIPVFAGKLTLDDAVGNWIKLANEKNGRDNTSVVLTYCRVSPEYLVPVTPELPEEIIEAEIQEEEIPLLEEEIIEEEEQEELIYFTESSQTLLDLDLDLELSEEPPLNPEIPPTLITKPNRGKRLVMLGGVLALLVGGTSLGLFAWWQINPQGFRQMCRQFPQKVQQLCPPEK, encoded by the coding sequence ATGATTTCTACTCAACTGATAATTTATTGTATAAATCCACGCTGTAATAGCCCCATCAATCCTATGGGTGATACTATTTGCGCCAATTGCCAAACTCCTTTAGTTCACCGCTATCTTTGGGCTACTGGCTCATTGTCTGCTCAAATCGCACCCGGCACAAAGGTAGCAGATAGGTATGAAGTAATTAGTCGCCAGATTTGGCTGGATACTCAACCGGGATTACCGCCAGATGTACCTGAAGAATTGCCAACAGAAGTAATTCCTTATCTACGGTTATATCAGGAACGGTTACATTTGCCCCAGGCTTATGGGTTTGCTAGTAGTCTTGAAGAAGATACAGCCGATATCCTTTTATTGGAAAATGCGCCGATAGATAAAGCAGGAAATATCTATCCAACTATTGTTGAGGCATGGGAGCAAGCAACGGCGGTACGACAAGTTTATTGGCTGTGGCAGATTCTCCAACTTTGGAAACCTCTATCAGAATTGGGAGTTAGCCGGAGTTTATTGGTAGTAGATAATTTGAGAGTTGAAGGTTGGTGTGTGCAACTGTTAGAACTTTACCAAACACCAACAAATGAAAAGCTGAGTTTACAAAATCTGGGGGAGTGTTGGCAGTTTTGGGTAGCCTCTGCCAAGACATCAGTTGCTAAAGAGTTACAAAACATTGTCCAGCAGATGTGTGAAACTGAGATTGAGTTAGAGGCTATTAATATTCAACTCAATAATTTATTATTAGCATCTGCGGCAGAATTGCCATTAACTTTAAAGGTGGCAGGTTCTACAGATATTGGGCCAATTATGGCGCAAAATGAAGACGCTTGCTATCCCAATGCTTTAACTGATTTAAATGAACCTTTATTGCCTTATTTGTCGATTGTTTGTGATGGCATTGGTGGACATGAAGGCGGCGAGGTTGCTAGTAAATTAGCTGTGCAGTCTGTAAAATTGCAAATTCGGGTTTTACTAGCGGAGGTTGCAAAACAAACATTACCTGTAGCGCCAGAGTTGTTACAAGAACAATTAGAGGCAAGCTTGCGGGTGGTAAATAATGTCATTTGTGCGCGTAATAATGAACAAAATCGCCAAGGCAAAGAGCGCATGGCGACAACAATTGTTATGGCGCTGCAAGTTCCCCAACGAGTACAGACGAGTACTGGTTGGCAATCAAATAATACTCATGAACTTTATTTAGCTAGTGTTGGCGATAGCCGTGCTTATTGGATTACTCGTAATTATTGCCAGTTACTCACGGTAGATGATGATGTGGCAACACGCGAAGTACGCTTTGCTAAAAGCTTGTATCGTCCGGCACTTTTGAGAGCAGATGCTAGTGCTTTAACTCAAGCATTAGGGACAAGAGATTCAGAATTTTTGCGTCTGAAAGTTCAGCGATTTATTATCGAAGAAGATGGGATATTGCTACTGTGTTCTGATGGTTTAAGTGATAATAACTGGGTGGAACAATCTTGGCAAGATTATGCAATTCCGGTGTTTGCGGGTAAACTTACACTTGATGATGCTGTCGGCAATTGGATTAAGTTGGCAAACGAAAAAAATGGGCGGGATAATACATCGGTTGTTCTCACTTATTGCCGTGTTTCTCCAGAATATTTAGTACCTGTGACTCCAGAGTTACCAGAAGAGATTATAGAAGCGGAAATACAAGAGGAAGAAATACCACTACTAGAAGAAGAAATAATAGAAGAAGAGGAACAAGAGGAATTAATTTATTTCACAGAAAGTTCGCAAACTTTGCTTGATTTGGATTTAGATTTGGAGCTTTCAGAGGAACCACCTTTAAACCCTGAAATTCCTCCAACTTTAATTACAAAACCTAATCGTGGTAAACGTTTGGTAATGCTGGGGGGAGTGTTGGCGTTGCTTGTGGGTGGTACAAGTCTGGGATTATTTGCTTGGTGGCAAATTAATCCTCAAGGGTTCCGGCAAATGTGTCGGCAATTTCCTCAAAAAGTACAGCAACTTTGTCCGCCTGAAAAGTAG
- the purS gene encoding phosphoribosylformylglycinamidine synthase subunit PurS has product MQTKYLAKIFVTLRPSVLDPAGVAVQSGLEQLGYDNVDHVRIGKYIELTITTTDQKKARQDLDNICDQMLSNPVIENYRFELIEVETQTGVF; this is encoded by the coding sequence GTGCAAACCAAGTATCTAGCCAAAATTTTCGTAACGCTTCGTCCTTCAGTCCTAGACCCTGCTGGTGTGGCTGTACAATCCGGTCTTGAGCAATTGGGATACGATAACGTTGACCATGTGCGGATTGGCAAGTACATTGAACTCACCATCACCACGACTGACCAGAAAAAAGCGCGTCAAGACCTTGATAACATTTGCGACCAAATGCTATCAAATCCCGTAATTGAAAATTACCGCTTTGAATTAATTGAGGTCGAAACACAAACTGGGGTTTTTTAG